The Methylomonas sp. UP202 DNA window ATGCTATAGCCACTCAAAATGCCAAACTGCTCTGTCAAGGGATAAAAAACTTGCCGGCGAAACTGGAGCGCGCCACTTGGTTGAATTATGTGCGCTGCCACGACGATATCGGCTTTGGCTTCGACGACAACGATATTCGCGCCGCAGGATACGACCCTCACGCACATCGGCAATTTCTAGTCGATTATTTCAGCGGTCAATTCGAAGGATCTCCGGCCAGAGGCATGGTGTTCATGCGTAACGAAACCACGGGCGACGCCCGTATCAGCGGTTCGCTGGCTTCCCTGGCGGGGCTGGAAGCGGGCCGGGAAAACAATGACCAGGGCTTGATCGATTCCGCAATCCAAAAGATTCTGTTATTGCAGAGCCTGATATTGTCCTTCGGCGGTATTCCATTGCTATACAACGGTGACGCGCTCGGCGTCATCAACGATTACAGTTACCGCGACGACCCCGGTAAAAGCGACGACAACCGCTGGATACATCGACCCAAGATTAATTGGGACAGGGCCGAATTGCGCAAAAAACAAGGCACCACCGAATTTGTCCTGTTCAATGCAATGAAGAAAATGATCGCGATCCGTAAGGAAATCTCCGCGTTCGCCGACTTCAACAACCGGGAACTGGTCGACGTCGATAACGCGCATTTATTGTGTTTCATTCGTTTCGATCACCTGCGTCCTTCCGAGCGGGTGATAGTCGTCGCCAATTTCGATGCCAATCCGCAATACCTGGATCTTTACTTGCTCAAAAGCAAGGGCATCAATCCCTACGGGCAATTTGTCGATGTTTACAGCGGCGGCAAGCCGGAGCAATACGACAGACGGGTCGTGTTGCAGGGTTTTCAGTTCTATTGGTTGTCGGAAATATAAGGTGCTAGTTAAGTCGGCTTCGAATATTTCACCACCATATCGAGTATATTGACCGAGCAGGCTGAAGGCGTTCTTCACAATACTGTCGACGATAGACCTGTTGTCGACGCTTTACCGATTGTTCGACGATGGAAAATCCTAAGCTTGTTTTGTCCTGCAACCCCTGTACCGAGACCACGTTATTTAAAGTGATATTTATGAAACCGAAACCTGTTAATCACCCAAGCGTACTGAGATTGTCCGCGTTACTCTGGACAATCGTGATGGGTTCTCCTTCATGCTACGCAGCTTCGGATTTTCTTAAAGTGGATGGAGCGGATATCAAAGACAACTATGGATTGGGTCGAAAGGTTCATTTATACGGCACTAATCTGGGCGGTTGGAGGGGGCATGAACCTTGGATGTCCCCGTTAGCTGGGGCATCAAATGAATGGGATGCGCGAAGTGTTTTAACCGAGCGTTTTGGCAAGGATGCCGTGTGGGAACTTTACAATTCTTACTGGGATACTTGGATCACGGAACAGGATTTCAAGAACATCGCAGAAGCCGGTCTCAACTGTATCCGTTTGCCGGTATATGCGTTTAACCATATGGATGATGAGGGCAATTGGAGGCGGGACGATACAGGCGCCATTGATTTATCCAGAATCGAGTGGACCGTCAACAAAGCTCGGGAATATGGGCTCTACACCGTTCTTGATCTTCACGGAGCGCCAGGATCGCAGAACGGAGCCCATCACTCAGGCCGGCAAAACGGCGCTTTGCTGTATTCTACCCCGCTCTATCAGAATCAACTGGTTGAGCTTTGGGAAACGCTCGCCACGCGCTTTAAGGATAATGCCGCCGTGGCGGGGTATGACCTACTGAATGAACCTTCCGAGACGTTTCCCGGCCGGATGGGATCTGGGGTGGTTAGCCTTTACAACCGTCTGTATCATGCCATCCGAGCGATTGATCCAGACCATATCATTATTATGGAAGCTATTTGGTGGTGGAACACGCTGCCCAATCCCCAAGAGAAAAACTGGGAGAACGTCGTCTATTCCTTGCATTATTACCAATGGCAAAACAATAACGATTTCACGGTGATGAAAAACGCTGTGGATGGGTGGATACAAGACGCGCGGAAATGGGGCACCGAATATAAAGTGCCGCATTTTATTGGAGAATTCACACTATTCGAAAATGCCGAATCATGGGATTACGGACTTCAGCAATTTACAGAAACCGGCAGCCATTGGACCACTTGGTCTTATAAGGTAGTAGGTCGTAATAACTGGGGCATGTACAACACAACTGAACAAAATGGCAATGTTGCCAATATTGCCACGGATGATTTCAACACGATCAAACACAAATGGAGTCAGTGGAACACGCCGGAATATTTTTCACCCAACCCGACAGTCATCAACGCCATGAAAAAAGCTACCTTAGGCAGAAACCTGAAGCGGCCCACGCAAACTGTCACCGCTAAATCAGAGAATCAGGCGGAACAAGACATTGTTGGCATGGCTAATTAAGTGTCAATGTAACGGCTGACGCTTGAAACTGGTTTGGTTGGCAATTGTACGGGCATAGGACTTTACGAATGCTGTCTTATTCTTTCGGCCAGTAGAGGAAACAGCAAAACGGAAATCATCCCGGCACTGACCAGAACTGCTGCTCGATCCGGGGCCATCAGGCCGGACGAGACCCCGATTTCGGAGATAATGACGATCATGGGCAGGCCTGTCGCGGAATAGAGTGCAAAAGGCAATCTGTCGTTTGACGCTAAAACTGGGTAGTAAAGGATTACCGGCACGCCACGAATTAGAATCAACAAACCCAATAGGCAGATGATCTGGACTGGAACCAGCGGATTCGCCCACAGTGCGCTAACGTCAAATTTCATGCCGGCGACGATAAAGAAAATGGGGATTAGGAAACCATAACCGATGGCATCCAGTTTCTGCCGAAGAATCATGCCGCCTTCGCCTTTGCTGGCAAGGCCCACCACCATGCCGGCCGCGAATGCGCCGACCACCACATTCAACCCAAACTCGCCGGCTAAAACCACCAGTAGGGCCTGGAGCGCAATGCAGATTCTCACCGGCAGTTGGCCACTACTTTGCATGGTTTGGGCCAGGAGATCGATTAAAGTGGAGGAACGGGCGTTGATCGCCGTATCCGCTATCACAAAAGTAATCCCCACAAAGGCCAAGATGAAAACGGTATGCAAAAAGGTACTATGGGTCGGGATGATCAGCATGGAGACCACCATCAGCGGGCCGAATTCACCCATTGCCGCCGCCGACAGCAGCATTTTGCCGAAGTCCGTATTCAGAATGCCTTCATCTCGCAGAATCGGGGCCAATACGCCGAGTGCGGTGGTCGATAAGGCTACCGCTGCTAAAAGCGGCGGTGCCTGAATCAGGCCGATGGCATGCACGACGGACATGCAAGCCATGGCCACCGTAAACGAAAGAAACCACCCGCCAATGGCCAGCGTCAAGGGTTTGCCTTGAATTTCGCCGAGATTGATTTCCATGCCCACCATGAACAGCAAAAACGTCAAGCCCAGCTCACCTAGCATACCGACTAAACCGTCTGGTGATACCCAGTTGAAAATATGAGGGCCGATTATCATGCCAAGAAGCATTTCCGTCGCCACAACTGGCATGCGGAAGCGTGTTGGAATTCTGGCGAGCAAGGGAGAGAAAGCCGCCGCCAAGGCGATGACAAATAATGCGATACGGTAAGATTCCATAACTGTGTCTCCTAAGAGGTGCTGGCTAGAATATCAGGCGGTTTCAGTGAAATTATTACTGAATTCGTTTTTGTCGCAATTCGTTTTCCAGCAAGGCTTCATAAACGGGAGGACATCCTAACCAATTCACGATGAGCAAAGCGGTAAAACAGGCGATGAATAGCGGCAAAATCAATGCGTAATCACTGGTCATCTCGATGATTAACACGATGCCCGTTAAAGGCGCTTGTACCACTCCGCTAAAATATGCAGCCATCCCGATAACGGCAAATAGCCTAGGATCTGCATTTAATTCGGGAAAAAACAATTGTGTGGTCGCACCGACACCCCAACCCAGCAATGCGCCCAAAACCAAGATCGGCATAAAAATCCCCCCGGCCGCGCCCGAGCAGGAACTACCGATAGTCAACACGAATCGGCTGACAAAGAATAGCGCTATCGTTCCCAGTGTGAGTTCCCGGCCTACGAGAATTTCATTCACGAAATCATAGCCGCCGCCCAATAATTCGGGCGCATACCAAGCTGTGGCTGTCAGCCAGGTTGCCAAAGTCAGCCACCACATCGTTTTCGGCCAAACACTCAGGGTAATCAATCGTTGTCCCCGCAACAAGGCATGCGTGAACAAACTACCCAATAGGGCGGATAGTAAACCCAAAGGAACGAATGCAATAAGAAGACTCAGCGGCGGAGCGGTGAAATTAACGAAATGAAAGGCGGGTTGTTGGCCGAGCGCCACGCGGCACACCATATCCGCTGTCAGACAGGCCATGGCGGCGGTCACGAATTCGAGCGAAGAGCATCGCCGTTCAAGTTCTTCCAATACAAAGGTCAAGCCGGAGAGAGGGGCGTTGAATGCCGCCGTGAGTCCGGCGCCGCCGCCGGCAGCAATCAATATCGTATGCTCGGGGTTACCGTTTTTAGGCCAGATATTGGCTAGCCCTTGCCCTATGGAACTTCCCATATGTACACAGGGACCGGCGCGACCAACGACAAGGCCGCCAATGCCGCCAATGACCATGCTGATAAACTTGGTAATCAGCACCCGAAACCAGCGGAAATGCCGGTGCCCAATCAATACGCCCTTAATGTGGGGAATGCCGCTGCCGCTTGCCTCGGGTGCAAATTGTCTGACGATTCCGGCGGAGATGATCAGGGTGATTAACGCTAATCCCAGAATCATTCCAACGCCGAAGTCGGGGTTCTGATGTGATAAGTCTAAAAACTTTTTTCGAAATGCTTCTGCGCTATTCATTGCTAAATGGAATGCTACCGAAGTTGCGCCGGTCGTCAATCCGAGCACAAGCGCTTGGGGTATCAAATGGTTCCGCTGCCGATTAAATTCTACCTTTGAAGCGGATTGGTGTTCTGATGGATCACGTTGCAACAAATTTCCCCCGGAGGCAGGTGATTGGCCTTCACAATCGACGATTACAGCCAAGTTACGTTTCCCGACAAAGTTAGCGATTTGAAATCGCCAGCCATATATTCGGTTGCAGCCTTACCAAACGAACCGACAATGGCTAGAGCTTCACCGAATACCTTTCTTTCTTAACGCATTCAGTCGTTTTAATCTATTGGGTCATTTGCGTTACTGACCGCATTCTAGTGATGAGGTAATGTTGAAGCAAACAATGTTTGTAGAAACGCATTGTTGCAAAGAGGGGCAGGTTCTAACGGGTTGATTTCTCGATAACATTGTTTGCGACAGGAGGCCGCTAAGCGCGAATCGTTGCAGTTAGACGATTCGCGATTTGTGAAGGTATCCTTACAAGAGGATATTTTGCCGCCTATTTGGGAGTATTGGGATGTCGACCCAAGCGACCTTGGTTGTAATAATAAATGTCTGAGCAAGACACTCTATTCGGATCCGTTTGGAAATCGTGTCCGCGGATACTTCTGGTTGAATTTTCAGAGCTTACAATGTATGAGCGGGACTTAAGGCACTGTATAACCGCTTGCCTTGTACTTTCAGCAAACCGCTTCGATTGGCTCGATTGAGCGCCTGGCTCCGGATTGTGTTGCTCGCAACCGAAGATACATAGCAAACTGACAATAAATATCACAGATGTGCAACGCGTGAAGCTCATAAAAACCCCAATGGCCCTGACGATGTTTGTATTAGTCGAGTAATCACGACACGGAGTGCGCGATTAAAAATGACTAAACCCGGATGCCGTTACGCTTCGATACTTTCCGACGCCTCATGCGTTAACAACTCCATTAAGTCGCTGAATTCACTGATAAGCGTGATGCCCGGTTCCTCAAGCAGTTTAGGCGACTTAGGATCGATGACGAAGGCGTTATCTGCTAGCCGCAACATTTCCAAATCATTAAGGTTATCGCCGACAGCCCAAATCAGTTCGATCGGAGGTTGTGATTTATCTGTCAAGAAGCATCGCATCGCGTTGCTTTTACAAATCGGGGTAACTGAATTGACGTCGTCGGGCGAGAAAGCCGGATTGATTTGTAACTGGCCGTTGCAGACCTCCCCATCGAAAGTCAGGGTATGAGCCAGCGCGAAATCAGCAAATATGCGACGTCTTATAATATCGGCAGCAACAAAATAGCTGTCGCTGACGACACCGACCATGAAACCGGCTCGTCTTGCCTGCTTGACGAATTCGATGACGCCTGGACGGATTTCCAGCGTACGAGCCACCTGTTCGAATTGCTGCTTGTGAATGAAGCGAAACAACTCGGCAATCCGCTCGCTGCGGGTTATAGCATCGTCGTGAGGCGTATCCAGTAGTTGCACCAAAGCCGCTTCGTTTCCGGTGTTGCGCGCCAGTTCCAGCGCAAATCGCGATGGGGTTACCGTGCCGTCCATGTCCAGCAAAAGTAAGCATCGGCGTCCCCTGCGAAGAGACAGCACATAATCGATACCGGCAGCCACTTGGCGTTGGTTCTCGTACATGGCAGTGACCTGTTCCACATGCAGGCGTCCAGCTTTTTTGGCGCGGTCGAAAATGGCGCGGCTGACCTCGTTGGCCATCAGCGATAAATCTTGCAGCGGCTGGCTATCATGTTCCAACAAGCCAATGTCAACTTCCGCCAGCTTGGCGCCGGCCAAATGAGCGTCAAGCAACAGACCGGCATCGACACCATAATCATCTTCGAATCTAATGGTTTGCAACAGGCGTTTGCGTGCGGCAATGATTCCGCCCAACGGCTGAGCCAGATGCGACAGTTCGGGGAAGAACACTTTCAGCATCGGTTTGGCGGTGAGTTCGGTAACCCGGCCGCCACCGCGTCCGAAGCGGGCTTTGACGAAGTCCGCCCCCTCGTTAAGCAGCGGCAAGCAAAGGCTGGTGACGATGCCGGGACGTAAATTGGTCAGATCGCCGTCCAGATAAACGACCAAATCATGAGTAGCCGCCGCCGCGCCGTCGCGCATCGAAACGCCTTTGCCCAACATGCTACTGGTCATGACCTTGGCACCGGCATCTCTCGCCAGCATCGCTGTATCGTCGATGGAGCTATCGTCGACGACAATCACTTCGGCGGTAGCCGAATCTGCCAAGGCGTAAGCAACCACTTCCTGGATGCGTTTGGCTTCGTTCAAAGCCGGTATCACGACGGTCGCACAGGCGTTCGAATCGCGTTGTTGATGAGTCCGTCTGTTTTTCTTTCTCTTGACGAATACCCAGTGTCGATATTTCGATTTCATGCGCTATTCCTAGTCATTTGCAGTCCCGAAGTCGGTCCCACAGTTTCAAGTGGGCCCAATTCTGCGAGTTTCGGCTGCTAAGGTGACATCCCGGATAGTTGGAATGTTTGTCGGCTTACGCCGTTGTCGACGAAGATTGATCGATAGGGACTGGGGTGTTTTGACCGCAACACGATGCCAGCAATATGACAGAGGAGAGCCAAACCAGGCAAATCAACAATCTAACGTAAATATTTGAAAACATTTTAATTTCGTCATTTTGGCGCTTTGTTTGGGTATCGCTGTTGGACAGAGAGCGTCTAGCGGTCGTGAAAGCGTCTTTGGTAATTCCGTTACTTGTAAGCAGTATGCGTCGGAGGCAAGTTAAGGAGCGGATTTCGTTGCGCTGTCAATTTTTGAAACCACATCAAACCATTCCAAGGCAGGTAATCCGCTCTTAGACTTGCCGAGAGCATTATAATGACCCAATAATGTTGACGCAAACATTGTTTGTGTCAACATATATATCGAGACGCCGATCTGCCAGATCTTCCGCATACTGTACGGAGCCAGCGGAAAAATTCTGAGTTCGTTATGCCCGAATCAAGCGGGCCACATTGGCTGTCAGGTGGGTAATAATGTTTTTGACACCTTAATTTTGCCGACTATAAACCGTAACCCCATGAACAAATCAGCACTGCCAACCACCAACACCGACGGCTCCAAACAATGGCCACATGAAGTCTTGAAACAATTTCGAATGATTTTTAAGGCCGTTCAGCAACACTCCCAATGGGTAGAAACGCATTGCGGCGTTACCAGCGCTCAACTGTGGGCACTCTGGGAGTTATCAAAAAATCCGGGATTGAAAGTCACCGAACTAGCTAAAGCGATGTCGATCCATCATTCCACCGCCAGCAATATGCTCGACAAACTGGCCAAGAAGGGATTAATCATGCGGGAGCGCGTTAGTCAGGACCAACGGGTTGTTACCGTGATGTTGACTCAGGACGGTATTGAACTGTTAAACCAAGTAAGCTCGCCGCCGCAGGGCATTTTGCAACATGCACTATTTGCCTTGCCGGAAAATGTTCTGAAGTCTCTGGCCAAGAATCTCGATGTGCTTGTTAAAGAAATGCAAATTAAGGACGACGAAGCCGCGATGCAGCCTATTAATCCGCTGCCTAAAAAATCGCCTTCAGCCAAAAATCAAGGGTGAACGTTTAGGCCAACCCAAGCATGTTGCGGGTATGGACAATGAGAACGTAATCGACTCAAAAAGTCGATCGTTGAACGACAGAAATGGAAGAATGTATGAACGAACTAAACAAGTTTTTGCTTGGCTTATTAGCAGCTGCCGGACTAATGTTATTTTCAACCAACGTGCTTGCTGAAACTTTTTCTCAAGCCCTGGATTTGAGCGGACATTGGGTCGGATACCTCTGTGTAGGCCTGTTTGCGATCGCGTACCTCTTTGTGGTCCTTGAAGAAGTATTGGAATTACGAAAATCCAAGCCGATGATGTTGGCGGCGGCGCTGATATGGGTGGCGATTGCCCTGGTTTATAAGAACCAAGGCTTATCGTCGGTCGCCGAGACGGCGATTCGGCACGATGTTTTGGACTACGGCGAGTTATTACTATTCCTGATTGTTTCCATCGCTTACATCAATGCGATGGAAGAGAGACGCGTCTTCGACAGCCTGCGGGCTTGGTTGGTTAATCGGGGTTCGAGTTATCGTCAGTTGTTTTGGGTTACAGGGGGCTTGGCTTTTTTCATTTCCTCGGTGTCCAATAACATGACTACCGCGATGTTGATGTGCGCGGTGGTCATGGCGGTAGGCAAGGACAACCCCAAATTCGTCGGCGTATCCTGTGTCAATACCGTGGTGGCTGCCAATGCAGGTGGGGCGTTTTGCCCGTTCGGCGACATCACCACCTTGATGGTCTGGCAAAAGGGCATCATCGAATTCTGGACCTTCTTCAAATTGTTTGTGCCCTCGGTGGTTAACTTCCTGATCCCCGCCGCGATCATGCATTTCGCGATTCCCAAAACCCAACCAGCGCCTATTCATGCCAAGGTCATGACTCGCCGTGGCGCTAAACGTATCGTAGTGTTATTTCTGCTCACCGTACTCACGGCGGTGACTTTCCAAAACAGCCTGCAACTGCCGGCGGCGGTCGGCATGATGGCCGGTCTGACTTATCTGCAATTGTTCGGCTATTTCCTGCACGTCACCCATCGCGACGAGCCGGAACTAGGGCTCGATCCAATGTCCGGCGAGGAAGTCAAGGGTAGCGCCGATGCAGATAGTTTGCGCTTTGACGTCTTTCATCATCTGGCGCGCATGGAATGGGATACCTTGCTGTTTTTCTATGGTGTCGTGCTGTGTGTGGGCGGTATGAACTTCCTCGGCTACCTACACCATTTGTCCGGTTTTCTCTATGGTGAACTGGGTGCTACCCCAGCCAACATACTGGTTGGCGTTATTTCCGCGCTGATCGACAATATCCCGGTTATGTTTGCCATTCTGGCCATGCATCCCGAAATGTCGGAAGGCCAATGGTTGTTGGTAACGCTGACCGCCGGTGTTGGTGGCAGTCTGCTCTCGGTTGGCTCTGCCGCGGGCGTGGCCTTGATGGGCCAAGCCAAGGGCGCGTACACATTCCTAACTCATCTGAAATGGGCGCCGGTGATTGCGCTAGGTTATTTTGGCGGTATCGGTGCGCACTTTTTAATGAATGCCGAGCTGTTTTGATCGCATAGAGTGCTTTAACTAGTCGCAACATCATTAGGCAATAAAAGTGAAATAAACTGTTCGAAAATTTTTGGATTATTTCTTGGTGGGGGTGCGAAGTCTGGCGATCGTTCAAATCGTCTTTTCCATTGAGCGTGAGTTTCCCAAGCTGTTCTCGGAAACGACGACTTCTCCTGCCCGGTTGCGAAGATCGGCGGACGCGGAAGAGAGCGCCGCTTCGGCTCCCTCCGAAATGGCGGTAAAGCCCCGAGATCGGCAACATTCGCGCAAGGCGTTTCTGATTCGACTTGCGAAAGCGAGGGTCGATTCTCCCGAGCGATTAAGCTTTTTCAGATATCACGCAGTTGCCGGCTTTCCAGGCCGTATTCGGCTCGATCCATTCGGCGCTGCGTGCCGGGTTGGTCTAAACCTTCCCGCTGGTATAAAATCACGTCCTTTGCCGATTCGGTCGTTATGATCGGTTTTGGTGCTTCATCGAGAATTCCCCCGTTTAATGCCCCCAATTCAGCCCGTTAAAATACGCCTGCCGTATGTTTCGGATAGTGCAGCGCTATTTGCGCCATGGGCCGACCGGCCCTGGGCGATTTTTCTGGATAGCGGCCGGCCCGCCGATTCGCAAGGTCGCTTCGATATCCTCGCCGCCGAGCCGGAAGCCACCCTGCAGACGTTCGGAGAACTTACCCGGATCAGCCGTGGCGGCGAAATTCGCTACAGTGCCGACGATCCATTCGATCTGTTGAAGGTGGAGCTGGGTGAGCATCAGCCTGGAATCGAGGGCTTGCCATTCTGCGGCGGGGCTATCGGGTATTTAGGTTACGATCTGGCCCGTCGTATCGAGCGCTTGCCGGCCGCGGCCCGAGATTGCGAAAACCTGCCGGAATTGGCGGTTGGGATTTATCGGTGGGCTGTCGTCGTCGACCATGAATCGCAAGCCAGTTGGTTGACCGGATACGGTTTGAGCGATGCGGAAATTCTTGACTTGACGGTTCGGTTCAGCCGGATGCCGGAACCGGAACCGGAGACCGGCTTTGAAATCTTAAGTGAGCCACGCTCCAATATGACCGCGTCTGACTATGCTCAGGCCCTCGCGAAAATCAAACACTACCTGAAGGAAGGCGATTGCTACCAAATCAATCTGGCGCAACGTTTCGAGAGCAAGTGCCGAGGTCGGCCTTGGACCGCTTATCGGGCCTTGCGGCAAATCAATCCGGCACCGTTTAGCGCGTATTTAAATACGCCGGACGCGCAAGTGCTTAGTTCTTCTCCCGAGCGTTTCTTGCGGGTCAACGGCGGCGGCGTCGAAACCAAGCCGATCAAAGGGACCCGGCCGCGCGGCCACGATGCCGATGAAGATCGGGCTCGGATGGCCGAGTTGCTCAATAGTCCGAAAGACCGCGCCGAGAATGTGATGATTGTCGATCTGTTGCGCAACGACTTGGGCAAAAGCTGCCAAAAAGGTTCGGTCAGCGTGCCGACGTTGTTCGAGATCGAGAGCTATGCCACCGTGCATCATTTGGTCAGTACCGTGACCGGCCGGTTGGCCGAAGATCAGCAGGCGATCGATCTGTTGCGGAGTTGCTTTCCCGGCGGATCGATTACCGGCGCGCCCAAGGTGCGTGCTATGGAAATCATTGAAGAGCTGGAGCCGCATCGGCGTGGCGTGTATTGCGGCGCGATCGGTTATATCGGTTTTAACGGCGACATGGATACCAATATCGCGATTCGCACGCTGGTCCACAATCGCGACACGATACGCTTCTGGGCGGGCGGCGGCATTGTTAACGACTCGCGCATGGAAGAAGAATATCAGGAGTGCTTCGATAAGGCGGCGGCCTTGCTAAAAGTGTTGGAGAAATTTCGGCGATGACACGGGTCGTCAAGCTGGGCGGCAGTTTGCTGAGCGCCGGCGCATTGCCGGCTTGCTTGGATGCGCTCGGCGAATGGTGCGAATTGCTGGTCATCGTACCGGGCGGCGGCGAGTTTGCCGATCAAGTGCGCCGGTCCCAAGCAATCTGGAACTTCGACGATGTTACCGCGCATCGCATGGCACTCTTGGCGATGCGGCAAATGGGTTGGTTGATGCACGCTCGCCGTCCGCAATTTCAGCCCGCCGATTCGGTCGCGGCCCTCGCGGAAGTTTTGTCCGCAAAACGGTCGGCCATCTGGATGCCTGATCACGCCGAGTTGGATGCCGCCGGCGTCGAAGCCAGTTGGGAAGTGACCTCGGACAGTTTGGCCGCTTGGTTGGCCGGCCGCGTGGGCGCCGACGAATTGATCTTGGTCAAGTCGGCCGAAGTCGCCGACGACACGGACATCGGCCGATTGATCGGCCAGGGTATAGTGGATTCGGCGTTCGGCCGCTACAGTCGCGACGCCGGGTATCGAATCCGCGTCATTCACCAAGCGTCATTTATCAACGCATGATTCATTTCATCCGATCTCTACTGAACAAGCGCTTGCGCAAGGCCTATTACCAAAGCAGGGAATCGCTGTTGGGTCATCAAAAGCGCGATATCGTCGTGACCCAAGTCGAACAGGCGTGCGTGGGCTTAAAAGAGAGCCGCGATCAATTTGTCGATGCTCTGGACAAATTCAAAAGCATCGTCAATCTGCCGGAACATTCGCTGGAACAGCGCTACCAGCAACTCAAACGCCGTTACGATTTGTGTCGGAGCAAGGCCGACCAAGTCAGTCAGCGAATTCAAGCGGTGGAGGAAATCAGCGAAGCCTTGTTCGCGGAATGGGAGTCGGAATTGCTGCTATATAGCAATCGGGTTTTGCGTTCCCGCAGTCAGCAGCAATTGAAAAAATCCCGGCAGCAATATGCGCGGCTGCTGAAATCGCTACAAAATGCGGAAAGCCGGATGCAACCGGTGTTGGCGGCGTTTCAGGATCAAGTGTTGTTCCTGAAACACAATCTGAATGCCCATGCCATTGCCGCGCTGCGTCACGAGTTTGTCGAAATGGGTCTGGATATTTCCCGGTTGATCGACGTGATGGAAAAGACGATAGGCGAGGCCAGCCAGTTCGTTGCGGTGCTCGTCGAGCAAAAACAACTGCCGGCGCCGGCCTCGATATCCAAACGATAATTACATCGAGTGCATTTTGTAATCCACGCGGTGAGGGTACTGCTTATCACGCGGATCGGGGGCTTTTTTCCGGTTTTGATCGATACGTTCTTGCGAATATTGGGCAATCATCTGATCCCAGTTGGCGTATTCTTCGTAATCCTTGCTGCCGGCTGCCTTGCGTTTGGCAAATAGCTCCTTACCCTTTTCGATCAACTGCTCCGGCGTTTTGCCGTCGATCTCGTTCAAAAACTCGCCGTTATCGCGGATTTCGTCGCGCAAGGTCCAAAAAGACACTTCGAATTCGATGCGTTGGTCGAGCGGCAGTTTTTCCTTGATATGGCTGATCGAACGGTTGACGGTTTTCATGCTGCTACCGTTGATCTGGTTGCTTTTGTTGCAACCGCTCGCCACGGCGCCCAGCAATAAAACGAAAAGAATCGACGCGATTTTCATGATGTAGCCCCCCAACGGCTAAATGAACAAACCCGGATTTTGTATTTATAATGGTTCCGGTTACCCAACAAACTTATTTACTCGGAAATTTTAACGGCACAAGCTTACCACATGCTGGAATTTATCCAACACCTCAAACAGCGCTATCAGATCGTGCTAGGTCGGATGGATAAACGAAGTCCTCGTTATCTGGATTACCAGCAACGCGCCGACCAGCTGCTGTTCGCCGAGGCTTTTATCCGGAAGGGACGCCTGATTGCGGAGCATCCGGATTTGCCGATGCAGATCGCGGTGATCGGGCCGACCCAGTCCGGTAAAAGCTCCACCGTGAACTTGTTGCTGAACAGTCATCAAGCCGGCGTCAGCCCTTTAGCGGGTTACACCGTGCAGGCCCAGGGCTTCTGTCATGCGGTGTCCGCCGAGGCCATGCCGGGTTTGCA harbors:
- a CDS encoding cellulase family glycosylhydrolase; translated protein: MKPKPVNHPSVLRLSALLWTIVMGSPSCYAASDFLKVDGADIKDNYGLGRKVHLYGTNLGGWRGHEPWMSPLAGASNEWDARSVLTERFGKDAVWELYNSYWDTWITEQDFKNIAEAGLNCIRLPVYAFNHMDDEGNWRRDDTGAIDLSRIEWTVNKAREYGLYTVLDLHGAPGSQNGAHHSGRQNGALLYSTPLYQNQLVELWETLATRFKDNAAVAGYDLLNEPSETFPGRMGSGVVSLYNRLYHAIRAIDPDHIIIMEAIWWWNTLPNPQEKNWENVVYSLHYYQWQNNNDFTVMKNAVDGWIQDARKWGTEYKVPHFIGEFTLFENAESWDYGLQQFTETGSHWTTWSYKVVGRNNWGMYNTTEQNGNVANIATDDFNTIKHKWSQWNTPEYFSPNPTVINAMKKATLGRNLKRPTQTVTAKSENQAEQDIVGMAN
- the clcA gene encoding H(+)/Cl(-) exchange transporter ClcA — its product is MAVIVDCEGQSPASGGNLLQRDPSEHQSASKVEFNRQRNHLIPQALVLGLTTGATSVAFHLAMNSAEAFRKKFLDLSHQNPDFGVGMILGLALITLIISAGIVRQFAPEASGSGIPHIKGVLIGHRHFRWFRVLITKFISMVIGGIGGLVVGRAGPCVHMGSSIGQGLANIWPKNGNPEHTILIAAGGGAGLTAAFNAPLSGLTFVLEELERRCSSLEFVTAAMACLTADMVCRVALGQQPAFHFVNFTAPPLSLLIAFVPLGLLSALLGSLFTHALLRGQRLITLSVWPKTMWWLTLATWLTATAWYAPELLGGGYDFVNEILVGRELTLGTIALFFVSRFVLTIGSSCSGAAGGIFMPILVLGALLGWGVGATTQLFFPELNADPRLFAVIGMAAYFSGVVQAPLTGIVLIIEMTSDYALILPLFIACFTALLIVNWLGCPPVYEALLENELRQKRIQ
- a CDS encoding HAD-IB family phosphatase, with the translated sequence MKSKYRHWVFVKRKKNRRTHQQRDSNACATVVIPALNEAKRIQEVVAYALADSATAEVIVVDDSSIDDTAMLARDAGAKVMTSSMLGKGVSMRDGAAAATHDLVVYLDGDLTNLRPGIVTSLCLPLLNEGADFVKARFGRGGGRVTELTAKPMLKVFFPELSHLAQPLGGIIAARKRLLQTIRFEDDYGVDAGLLLDAHLAGAKLAEVDIGLLEHDSQPLQDLSLMANEVSRAIFDRAKKAGRLHVEQVTAMYENQRQVAAGIDYVLSLRRGRRCLLLLDMDGTVTPSRFALELARNTGNEAALVQLLDTPHDDAITRSERIAELFRFIHKQQFEQVARTLEIRPGVIEFVKQARRAGFMVGVVSDSYFVAADIIRRRIFADFALAHTLTFDGEVCNGQLQINPAFSPDDVNSVTPICKSNAMRCFLTDKSQPPIELIWAVGDNLNDLEMLRLADNAFVIDPKSPKLLEEPGITLISEFSDLMELLTHEASESIEA
- a CDS encoding cation:proton antiporter; its protein translation is MESYRIALFVIALAAAFSPLLARIPTRFRMPVVATEMLLGMIIGPHIFNWVSPDGLVGMLGELGLTFLLFMVGMEINLGEIQGKPLTLAIGGWFLSFTVAMACMSVVHAIGLIQAPPLLAAVALSTTALGVLAPILRDEGILNTDFGKMLLSAAAMGEFGPLMVVSMLIIPTHSTFLHTVFILAFVGITFVIADTAINARSSTLIDLLAQTMQSSGQLPVRICIALQALLVVLAGEFGLNVVVGAFAAGMVVGLASKGEGGMILRQKLDAIGYGFLIPIFFIVAGMKFDVSALWANPLVPVQIICLLGLLILIRGVPVILYYPVLASNDRLPFALYSATGLPMIVIISEIGVSSGLMAPDRAAVLVSAGMISVLLFPLLAERIRQHS